Proteins found in one Terribacillus sp. DMT04 genomic segment:
- a CDS encoding DUF2268 domain-containing protein translates to MSVIRTDEWLEDAYHDPLTICEKLVKHFEGASADEIYHHFKQHGMYHPLKKDKMVPDKAVWEIVQHDQEYLQEKWSGPDIPVYIFPSDITNKEIQTHFNGKSGLAFRDKLFLFISAKNTEEEIKAIFTHEYNHVCRLNNFEKCEEEYTLLDTIVLEGLAENAVRERLGEACTANWVSFYSDEELEKTLATYILPKKQILPQSREYQNILYGFRRYPKMLGYCTGYYLVKRYMEKNSLSSEDLLFVETSEIVGEN, encoded by the coding sequence ATGAGCGTGATAAGAACGGATGAATGGCTGGAAGATGCCTATCATGACCCGCTAACAATATGCGAGAAACTGGTAAAGCACTTTGAAGGTGCGTCTGCGGATGAGATATATCATCATTTTAAGCAGCATGGCATGTACCACCCATTGAAGAAGGATAAGATGGTGCCGGACAAAGCGGTGTGGGAGATTGTGCAGCATGATCAAGAATATCTGCAGGAAAAGTGGAGCGGACCGGATATACCTGTCTATATTTTTCCTTCAGATATAACAAATAAAGAGATCCAAACCCACTTTAACGGCAAGTCTGGCCTCGCATTTCGAGATAAGCTGTTTTTATTTATCTCAGCAAAGAACACAGAAGAGGAAATAAAAGCGATTTTTACCCATGAATACAATCATGTGTGCCGGTTGAATAACTTTGAGAAGTGTGAAGAGGAATACACGCTGCTGGATACTATCGTTTTAGAGGGATTGGCTGAAAATGCTGTCAGAGAAAGATTAGGAGAAGCATGTACTGCCAATTGGGTCTCCTTCTATTCGGATGAGGAGTTGGAAAAAACGTTAGCCACATATATTTTACCCAAGAAGCAGATCCTGCCTCAAAGTCGAGAGTATCAAAATATTTTGTATGGATTTCGCCGCTACCCAAAGATGCTCGGTTATTGTACAGGATATTACTTAGTAAAACGTTACATGGAAAAAAACAGCTTATCGAGTGAAGATTTGCTGTTCGTTGAGACTAGTGAAATTGTAGGTGAGAATTAG
- a CDS encoding class I SAM-dependent methyltransferase: protein MNYTYLDFLALFGVGGAHPGGLKLTKQLLAEEKVTKQTSLLDVGCGTGQTSAYIAHHYGCRVHALDCNEIMAEKAQQRFSTLKLPIDVKVGDTESLPFPDASFDMILSESVTSFTNIAATIPEFKRTLRPNGVLLAIETVLEQPISDEEKHQIMTFYRFPQLFTEAEWHTSFIQAGFKQIEMTTYQPSTDQTDEQHAADFTLSADIDEELIDIMEEHEEITRRYEGKIGYRIFRCS, encoded by the coding sequence ATGAATTATACCTATCTAGACTTTTTAGCATTATTTGGTGTTGGAGGTGCACATCCAGGAGGGTTGAAGCTAACGAAACAGCTCTTAGCAGAGGAAAAGGTCACAAAACAAACCTCCCTTCTGGATGTTGGCTGCGGTACAGGACAAACTTCCGCCTACATCGCGCATCATTACGGCTGCCGTGTGCACGCTTTAGACTGCAACGAAATTATGGCAGAAAAAGCCCAACAAAGATTTTCAACATTGAAATTACCAATTGATGTAAAAGTAGGAGATACGGAGAGCCTTCCTTTTCCTGATGCATCTTTTGATATGATCCTTTCCGAATCCGTCACATCCTTTACGAACATCGCGGCCACAATTCCCGAATTCAAAAGAACCCTTCGACCAAATGGTGTCCTATTGGCAATCGAGACTGTTCTAGAACAGCCGATCTCCGACGAAGAGAAACATCAAATTATGACTTTTTACCGTTTTCCGCAATTATTTACAGAAGCTGAATGGCACACATCATTTATACAAGCCGGATTCAAACAGATAGAGATGACGACATATCAACCATCAACAGATCAAACTGATGAACAGCATGCTGCTGATTTCACACTGTCAGCGGATATTGATGAGGAGCTAATAGATATTATGGAAGAACATGAGGAGATAACGAGACGGTATGAAGGGAAAATAGGATATCGGATATTTAGGTGTAGTTAA
- a CDS encoding immunity 22 family protein, translating into MKNDVSLWLGNFQNFDELEKYTEVKYGEDGDSIPSTFEKEFKLGYYDRDLIEKDCIPDAEDDIEKLLIDFSYDGQLIKQFTDVKLISKYNAIIMIYNYNYVNDGRAITSVSDCEYELNFIGTAKYVD; encoded by the coding sequence ATGAAAAATGATGTTTCTTTGTGGTTAGGAAACTTTCAAAACTTTGATGAGCTAGAAAAGTATACTGAAGTAAAATATGGTGAAGATGGAGATAGTATTCCTTCAACTTTTGAAAAGGAATTTAAATTAGGCTATTATGATAGAGATTTAATAGAGAAGGATTGCATACCAGATGCTGAAGATGATATAGAAAAGCTTTTAATAGATTTTTCATATGATGGTCAGCTGATAAAACAGTTTACAGATGTTAAATTAATTTCTAAGTATAATGCCATTATTATGATTTACAACTACAATTATGTTAACGATGGTAGAGCAATAACTTCAGTAAGCGATTGTGAATACGAACTTAATTTTATAGGTACAGCTAAATATGTAGACTAG
- a CDS encoding EndoU domain-containing protein: MLRELLRVSSKRAINDAYQNKTQIGSNKFIGETPSGIKIEMFLNKNGLIATAYPLYNK, translated from the coding sequence ATGTTGCGAGAGTTGCTTAGGGTAAGTAGCAAAAGGGCTATTAATGATGCATATCAAAATAAAACTCAGATAGGTTCTAATAAGTTTATAGGTGAGACTCCATCAGGAATTAAAATAGAAATGTTTCTGAATAAGAACGGTTTAATAGCTACAGCTTACCCACTATATAATAAATAG
- a CDS encoding SMI1/KNR4 family protein, protein MDKLSFLKQYRKSIEFVSKEDLLNIEKKLIPEKWMKVLIETNKEERKKKLIALWNSACKEELSNTIMYLQENLLEFELIIDNGQYAVLYSVKSENDEILYYEGGIPNKSLHNLKMQQVWSSVPQSINEFYEELHNGFYYFPSRAMGLIPLERITHFSEYEWGILEELDEPLGINIDTTYGFFENGMGGYIAIDLNNCKENLATLWFTNDQPEYNVDFWDIIDEWIVIGLQDD, encoded by the coding sequence ATGGATAAATTGTCTTTTCTAAAACAATATAGAAAAAGCATCGAGTTTGTGTCTAAAGAAGACTTACTCAATATTGAAAAAAAGCTTATCCCTGAAAAGTGGATGAAGGTCCTTATCGAAACTAATAAGGAAGAAAGGAAAAAGAAATTAATAGCTTTATGGAATAGTGCATGTAAAGAAGAATTAAGTAATACTATAATGTATTTGCAAGAGAATCTCTTAGAATTCGAACTTATTATAGATAATGGACAATATGCTGTACTATACAGTGTTAAAAGTGAAAATGATGAAATTCTTTATTATGAAGGGGGAATACCGAACAAATCCCTTCATAACTTAAAAATGCAACAAGTATGGTCGAGTGTTCCGCAATCCATTAATGAATTTTATGAAGAGTTACACAACGGGTTTTATTATTTTCCAAGTAGAGCAATGGGTTTAATACCGTTAGAGCGAATAACTCATTTTAGTGAATATGAATGGGGAATTCTTGAGGAGTTGGATGAGCCTTTAGGAATTAATATTGATACTACCTATGGATTTTTTGAGAATGGAATGGGTGGATATATTGCTATAGATTTAAACAACTGCAAGGAAAACTTAGCAACACTGTGGTTTACGAATGATCAGCCAGAATATAATGTTGATTTCTGGGATATTATTGATGAATGGATTGTAATAGGCTTACAGGACGATTAA
- a CDS encoding SMI1/KNR4 family protein, with amino-acid sequence MTKMLSVNSKISLKDIKQFEQEYEVTLPKQYVDFLLEYNGGFPQESNFKISDDEGRSLVNKFYGIGDMKSNLGKVFEVLEGEIPEGFISIGNDPGGNEILLGVSGKYQGKVYFWIHDIEPEDEMDNIFILADSFTGFFNNLYESE; translated from the coding sequence ATGACCAAAATGCTTAGTGTAAATTCAAAAATTTCTTTAAAGGATATAAAACAATTTGAACAAGAGTATGAAGTTACGCTACCTAAGCAATATGTTGATTTTCTATTAGAGTACAATGGAGGGTTTCCTCAAGAATCTAACTTTAAAATCTCTGATGATGAAGGAAGAAGCTTAGTCAATAAGTTTTATGGAATTGGTGACATGAAAAGTAATTTAGGTAAAGTTTTTGAGGTTTTAGAAGGAGAAATACCAGAAGGTTTTATTTCGATTGGTAATGACCCTGGAGGAAATGAGATTTTATTAGGAGTTAGTGGAAAATATCAAGGAAAAGTATATTTTTGGATTCATGATATAGAACCCGAAGACGAGATGGACAATATTTTTATCCTTGCAGATAGTTTTACTGGGTTCTTTAATAACTTATATGAATCTGAATAA
- a CDS encoding HNH endonuclease, with protein MDVKFHNDQWKKVESSIQGLTQSGYFQLGQGIFSSLEDISKNLENLQDKIARYDSDGVVSFSHTNHKSKYKALNEDYAVLQEYSKKVGDLIEEKIDQPFYEDMDEFVETMRDATISNYSTTNRIDAKEEREYKDETGTYKFELDKKEVTINDLFSGDNYYADKMMQEFTIWKQQSDKSETDDISYDDYRDVRMNSGAFQYKSIEDGQLSTEFWVNLGILGGVTIATILVPPAGAPLVAGLSGAGLGVLEASSAVTGKDWITQRDIAADERAIRGATSILGAVPIRAGAGAFRSFGSNLSATSVKDIAAVSKVTGKNLTNTAAKQGLTPHEMLQLTKQTDTLTDGANQTNSIMRNNTVSLMEWKEAKAIKQLQDAQYSKTDQLLKGTGTDGTPIMFKNSGSPNSVMYGSGKVDTAGVGVRASGSVSKGTGNAKKLRIEDFTKEILETKPMNSPVPEKWYKKGGSISIEDNDTWTYTNKSGVSVRYPDGYPDFTPYMHPNVKPVKIEIHSPKNNPKDFENANKAARLAKDTDPPIIDIRKPPDGYTWHHHEDGKTMMLVDEDIHREFRHLGGQSKVNGKNK; from the coding sequence GTGGATGTGAAGTTTCACAACGATCAGTGGAAGAAGGTAGAAAGCAGTATCCAAGGGCTCACACAGTCTGGCTATTTTCAACTTGGACAAGGCATCTTCTCTTCCTTGGAAGATATCAGCAAGAACCTGGAAAACCTGCAAGATAAAATAGCAAGATATGATTCAGATGGTGTCGTTTCCTTCTCTCATACAAATCATAAAAGTAAGTATAAAGCGCTGAACGAGGATTATGCAGTCCTTCAAGAATACAGTAAAAAAGTTGGCGATCTTATTGAAGAAAAGATAGATCAGCCATTTTATGAAGATATGGATGAATTTGTAGAAACCATGCGTGACGCTACTATTTCCAACTACAGCACAACCAACCGTATCGATGCAAAGGAAGAAAGAGAGTATAAGGATGAAACGGGAACCTACAAATTCGAGCTGGATAAGAAAGAAGTAACCATCAATGACCTATTCAGCGGAGATAATTATTATGCTGACAAAATGATGCAGGAATTTACTATATGGAAACAGCAATCGGATAAATCAGAAACTGACGATATCTCGTATGATGATTACAGAGATGTAAGGATGAACAGCGGGGCTTTTCAATACAAATCCATTGAAGATGGGCAGTTATCTACTGAATTCTGGGTTAACCTGGGTATCCTAGGCGGTGTAACTATAGCAACTATCTTAGTTCCGCCCGCAGGGGCACCACTGGTAGCAGGATTGTCGGGTGCAGGACTGGGTGTTCTGGAAGCCTCTAGTGCCGTTACGGGAAAAGATTGGATAACACAAAGAGACATAGCTGCTGATGAGAGAGCTATACGAGGAGCCACATCTATCTTAGGAGCCGTTCCTATACGAGCAGGTGCAGGAGCTTTCCGATCATTTGGCAGTAATTTGTCAGCAACTAGTGTAAAAGATATCGCTGCTGTATCAAAAGTAACAGGAAAAAATCTTACAAATACAGCAGCAAAACAAGGCTTAACACCCCATGAAATGTTACAATTAACAAAACAGACAGACACACTAACAGACGGTGCAAACCAAACAAACTCCATTATGCGAAACAACACAGTAAGCCTAATGGAATGGAAAGAAGCCAAAGCAATAAAGCAGCTCCAAGATGCCCAATACAGTAAAACAGACCAACTGTTGAAAGGTACAGGAACTGATGGTACACCAATCATGTTCAAAAACAGTGGAAGTCCTAATTCAGTGATGTATGGATCAGGGAAGGTGGATACCGCGGGGGTTGGTGTAAGGGCGTCGGGGAGTGTTTCTAAGGGTACGGGTAATGCTAAAAAGTTAAGAATAGAAGATTTTACTAAAGAAATATTGGAGACTAAACCAATGAACTCTCCAGTACCTGAAAAGTGGTATAAAAAAGGTGGAAGTATATCCATCGAAGATAATGATACTTGGACTTATACTAACAAGTCGGGAGTTTCTGTAAGGTATCCGGATGGGTACCCAGATTTTACTCCTTATATGCATCCAAATGTTAAGCCAGTAAAAATAGAAATTCATTCGCCTAAAAACAATCCGAAAGACTTTGAAAATGCAAACAAAGCAGCTAGACTTGCAAAAGATACTGATCCACCAATAATAGATATTAGAAAGCCGCCAGACGGTTATACGTGGCATCATCATGAAGATGGAAAAACTATGATGCTAGTAGATGAAGATATCCACAGAGAATTTAGGCATCTTGGTGGTCAATCAAAGGTTAACGGGAAAAATAAGTAA
- a CDS encoding DUF5081 family protein — protein MKDSFLATELYLLAASFGASILYGLPDKNVYELQGDEPFRQAHERLIAKGYLTEEGAFTDEGGFVAEVIRQYVRSKKYVQCNHLMFAFGEQDADNLVMLVEKEHGTSYQLFLIEKPLVLQLLTERLPVMSREPLPIEKEFLMKELNRNEREKIEQIGVRDDFLSLDICHKSQEPRSLSNSDFLQSWIVMIEGEKLIMIDCLRKRFYHASQHYFMKIIFDAMDFPYQKKEGA, from the coding sequence ATGAAGGATAGCTTTCTGGCAACAGAGCTATATCTGCTTGCAGCATCGTTCGGAGCGTCTATTCTTTATGGTTTACCAGATAAGAACGTGTATGAGCTGCAGGGCGATGAACCATTCAGACAAGCACATGAACGCTTGATTGCCAAAGGTTATTTGACAGAAGAAGGGGCTTTTACAGACGAAGGTGGATTTGTAGCGGAAGTGATTCGCCAGTATGTACGTAGTAAAAAATACGTTCAGTGCAATCATCTTATGTTCGCCTTTGGAGAGCAAGACGCTGATAATCTCGTTATGCTGGTTGAAAAGGAACACGGAACAAGCTATCAGCTATTTCTTATTGAAAAACCGCTCGTCCTGCAGCTGCTTACAGAGCGCTTGCCGGTTATGAGCAGAGAGCCGCTGCCAATAGAGAAAGAGTTCCTGATGAAGGAACTCAATAGGAATGAAAGAGAAAAGATAGAGCAAATTGGGGTCAGAGATGACTTCCTCAGCTTGGATATCTGTCATAAGTCTCAAGAGCCGCGTTCGCTGAGCAATTCAGACTTTCTGCAAAGTTGGATTGTAATGATAGAGGGAGAGAAATTGATTATGATCGATTGTCTGCGGAAAAGATTCTATCATGCTAGCCAGCATTACTTCATGAAGATAATCTTCGATGCAATGGACTTTCCCTATCAGAAAAAGGAGGGTGCTTAA
- a CDS encoding WXG100 family type VII secretion target: MAEDVQIKSSELQRVQRAAKRLQASLDKSYEQCEALLKAANVDGWEGKSRDSFLTYLELIAQYHADLKAAAELQGKALDNLRDYKYDFLNSALVREVRDV, from the coding sequence ATGGCTGAAGATGTTCAGATCAAGTCTAGTGAACTGCAGCGCGTACAGAGGGCGGCGAAGAGATTACAAGCATCCTTGGATAAATCGTATGAGCAATGTGAGGCTTTGCTTAAGGCTGCGAATGTTGACGGCTGGGAAGGAAAGTCTCGTGATAGTTTTCTCACGTATTTGGAGTTGATTGCGCAGTACCATGCAGATTTAAAGGCTGCCGCAGAACTGCAAGGAAAGGCATTGGATAATTTAAGAGACTACAAGTATGACTTTCTGAACAGTGCATTGGTAAGGGAGGTGCGAGATGTATGA
- a CDS encoding bile acid:sodium symporter family protein — MKSLERFSQFVGSTFAFWVILFAVAAFLLPSGFTWIVPYITPLLGIIMFGMGLTLSANDFKGVVKRPFEVFVVVAGQFLIMPLLAFALAKGLQLSPEVAVGVILVGCCPGGTSSNVMTFLAKGDVALSVTATAVTTVLAPIVTPALILLFASQWINISPVSLFVSIVKVVIIPIVLGLLVKRFFNRQATASVKVLPLVSAVAIIGIVGAVVSNSQQQIAQTGLAIFGVVVLHNVLGYLIGFGFAKLLRMDLPKSKTASIEIGMQNSGLGAQLATAHFSPLAAVPSAIFSVWHNISGSILANIFAKMGNRKKEEAPKQQIS; from the coding sequence ATGAAATCCTTAGAACGATTTAGTCAATTTGTCGGCAGTACGTTTGCTTTTTGGGTTATTTTATTTGCGGTAGCGGCTTTCTTGCTGCCTTCTGGATTTACATGGATTGTGCCTTACATAACACCATTATTGGGAATTATCATGTTCGGAATGGGCTTAACATTGTCTGCTAATGATTTTAAAGGGGTGGTAAAGCGTCCATTTGAAGTGTTTGTAGTCGTGGCCGGACAGTTTTTAATCATGCCGCTGCTTGCCTTTGCCTTAGCTAAAGGACTGCAATTATCACCAGAAGTGGCTGTCGGCGTTATTCTAGTGGGATGCTGCCCAGGCGGAACGTCTTCTAACGTTATGACCTTCCTAGCCAAAGGCGATGTTGCCCTATCTGTAACTGCTACAGCCGTTACGACCGTTCTTGCACCAATTGTTACACCTGCACTTATTCTTTTATTCGCGAGCCAATGGATTAACATTAGTCCTGTCTCTTTATTTGTCTCCATTGTGAAAGTCGTTATTATACCAATCGTTTTAGGTTTGTTAGTAAAGCGCTTCTTCAACAGACAAGCCACAGCAAGCGTAAAAGTGCTCCCGCTTGTCTCAGCCGTCGCGATCATCGGTATTGTCGGAGCCGTCGTATCCAATAGCCAACAGCAAATTGCACAAACAGGCTTGGCAATATTCGGGGTTGTCGTACTGCATAACGTACTCGGCTACCTAATTGGATTTGGCTTCGCTAAACTGTTGCGCATGGATCTGCCAAAAAGTAAGACAGCTTCAATCGAGATCGGCATGCAGAATTCAGGATTAGGTGCACAGCTTGCAACCGCACACTTCTCCCCACTCGCAGCTGTTCCGAGCGCTATCTTTAGTGTTTGGCATAACATCTCGGGGTCTATCTTGGCTAATATCTTTGCGAAGATGGGTAACCGCAAGAAGGAGGAAGCTCCTAAGCAGCAGATCTCTTAG
- a CDS encoding LXG domain-containing protein, whose amino-acid sequence MKAIKNIDVQDIQQQVDSTKKFINKTKEGVEQVKQALNGITTLNDGFKGKTADSIRSFYEETHKPFLEFMESFLVQYEEALSSVTEEVRSFESNEHGFIREAFLEDDLKAKLVKASTSLTSTTIDINQQLLHVRDIANVSSVKSDPFIEDIDKGKEKLSDTLSNMYDMDASATSKLDKPEDDIQQMKTYLAKLRNAIDKNNISVDSFNITQFKGEFFEYHDEFKLLAKGRNALATGDKAEITEQDFNELYPYKKDEIYVSDGHYEWHGRYYTLEDGRIVREYKHDTGGVSYEFVDKIPDPRAAPDNWFSKALKWTWDFFTEDIATIFDPEASAGEKIFALAMFIPIAKPIKLLDKATGGFAVNGVKLIEELGDSKSVVKKSEIDSKHSDPNHQKIKDTKDTSGDNHSNNEVYGPYYEEAKKLHDSNPDWYPNPDESSIVKANELKEARADYQALVRRGELEKGHHRQGLAFGGENLNSNIKKTGESTIRREQIDNLNLDFYHEVGYGKKDAKVLKIHENEDGIILFGNNPQHTEVTTFQNRVLKWQRVNGKR is encoded by the coding sequence GTGAAAGCAATTAAAAACATAGATGTACAAGACATCCAGCAGCAAGTCGACAGTACGAAAAAATTCATCAACAAAACAAAAGAAGGCGTCGAACAAGTCAAGCAAGCCTTAAACGGCATCACAACACTGAATGATGGATTCAAAGGCAAAACCGCCGACTCCATCCGATCATTTTATGAGGAAACCCACAAACCCTTCCTCGAATTCATGGAGAGCTTTTTGGTACAATATGAAGAGGCATTGAGTTCCGTCACGGAGGAAGTTCGTTCCTTTGAATCTAATGAACATGGTTTTATTCGGGAAGCGTTTTTAGAAGACGATTTGAAAGCTAAGCTAGTGAAAGCCTCCACTAGCTTAACCTCCACAACAATAGATATTAATCAGCAGCTGCTTCACGTTAGGGATATCGCTAACGTATCATCTGTGAAAAGCGATCCGTTCATAGAAGATATTGATAAGGGAAAAGAAAAACTATCAGACACCCTTTCTAATATGTACGATATGGACGCCAGCGCTACTAGCAAGCTGGATAAGCCAGAAGATGATATTCAGCAGATGAAGACATATCTGGCAAAGCTGAGAAATGCGATTGATAAGAATAATATCAGTGTTGATTCTTTCAATATAACGCAATTCAAAGGTGAATTCTTTGAGTACCATGATGAGTTTAAGCTCTTGGCAAAAGGCAGGAATGCACTTGCGACTGGTGATAAGGCAGAGATTACAGAGCAAGATTTCAACGAGCTGTATCCTTATAAAAAAGACGAAATATATGTCTCTGATGGTCACTATGAATGGCACGGAAGGTATTATACATTAGAAGACGGCAGAATCGTGCGGGAATACAAGCATGATACTGGCGGTGTGTCTTATGAATTTGTGGATAAAATTCCAGACCCCCGAGCAGCTCCTGATAACTGGTTTAGTAAGGCTCTTAAGTGGACATGGGACTTCTTTACGGAAGATATTGCGACTATCTTTGATCCGGAAGCATCTGCTGGAGAAAAAATCTTTGCATTAGCTATGTTTATTCCAATAGCGAAGCCGATTAAGCTTTTGGATAAGGCTACCGGTGGATTTGCTGTTAATGGCGTTAAACTAATAGAAGAACTTGGTGATAGTAAGTCTGTAGTTAAAAAATCGGAAATAGATAGTAAGCACAGTGACCCAAATCACCAAAAAATTAAAGATACGAAGGATACGAGTGGTGATAACCATTCTAATAATGAAGTTTATGGTCCTTATTATGAGGAAGCTAAAAAGTTACATGATAGCAATCCTGATTGGTATCCTAACCCTGATGAATCTAGTATAGTAAAAGCAAATGAACTAAAGGAAGCTAGAGCAGATTATCAGGCGTTAGTAAGAAGAGGAGAACTTGAAAAAGGCCACCATCGACAAGGTTTAGCTTTTGGTGGGGAAAATTTAAATTCAAATATTAAGAAAACCGGAGAATCGACTATTCGCCGTGAGCAAATTGATAATTTGAATTTGGATTTCTATCACGAGGTAGGTTATGGTAAAAAGGATGCAAAGGTATTGAAAATACATGAAAACGAAGATGGAATTATATTATTTGGTAACAATCCACAACATACCGAAGTAACCACTTTCCAAAATAGAGTCTTGAAATGGCAGCGTGTTAACGGAAAAAGATAA
- a CDS encoding contact-dependent growth inhibition system immunity protein: MNEEKLEELFQFLAGNFHQDIESPELALDEFLAETPQKAIEQTVVICEEFLNSELTNQEKEDIIQSSAEIYFPAIGHSPMGWLREVVEQLKSSLERN; the protein is encoded by the coding sequence ATGAATGAAGAAAAACTTGAAGAACTCTTTCAGTTCCTAGCAGGGAACTTTCACCAAGATATAGAATCTCCTGAACTTGCGCTTGATGAGTTCCTAGCTGAAACTCCCCAAAAAGCCATAGAGCAAACAGTTGTCATTTGCGAAGAATTTCTAAATAGTGAGTTAACTAATCAAGAAAAAGAGGATATTATCCAATCTAGCGCAGAGATCTACTTCCCAGCAATCGGCCATAGCCCGATGGGATGGTTGCGAGAGGTAGTGGAACAGCTTAAAAGCAGTTTGGAGAGAAACTAG